From Alosa sapidissima isolate fAloSap1 chromosome 7, fAloSap1.pri, whole genome shotgun sequence, the proteins below share one genomic window:
- the phf20b gene encoding PHD finger protein 20b isoform X2 produces MTKTPPHRRGITFEVGAQLEARDSLKNWYAATIEKIDYEDEKVLIHYRQWSHRYDEWFDWNSPYLRPVERIQLRRQGLRENRSGPGFQVNQKVLASWSDCRYYPAKVLSVNKDSSYTVKFFDGVVKTVKGIKVKPFQKERNSGRSGQQQGRRRGAPNGKDWRLKQNSNGRMNGSRHSISDQDGESEMDEVEEESVERMEDDSRKLSNGTQKKEEEKMSNGDEEMGLDRKADGQDAEEKMAVVNGDGLHAPSPQEKSKEQRGGEEEKEGMVEEASEESPVSARRTRRSLTEGKEGESKASGPEHTKRRASLGHSPPPKRNRENASTGSEASNKEHNGLVSPSETPKPDAGAVAPAPDLATLVRQQIHLPATNKYSREPLYRVIKNQPPPILSIELDHNPFKCKVSGCLKSFRKASLLHYHMKYYHSECDLSPPRSIQTRASEKQAAAMETPRRRRTVSLHTPLSDSKSGHAPVTNGEHRQRSNSEKSKENQHTNRKSTDDPDDGVMEIGGNEKERLREKRQKDFLRIKLKKRKKKKKKMMMSKSDYSSSEENIGLNAPHCTLNLALKFPLSHKHNNSEHHTQPILDGEDSASEWSTDSPSWSEDELEAELDLTTPLAEQGLVVEPHGAEIVRCVCEVQEENDFMIQCEECFCWQHGTCMGLMEDSVPETYSCYICRDPPAQRQSQRYWYDRDWLTAGQMYGLSFLDENYSHQNGKKITATHQLLGDVQHVFEVLNGLQLKMSILQSQAHPDLKLWRQPWRQAEHSKRKGCLSEPVSAAPSPPPTSADLFTWTAADSDSNGRWEGSSYQDKSGRVASFQDSYISSEHCYQKPRTYYPAVEQRLVVETRGGSELEDSLRSTEDLLEMEQRYAGGALGLDWPKTQPTINVKGEDNCNAKELEWSKKVQNGEVEKCDEPEVKVEDSEDNPEPEPDLVLQQQWQLNLLDHIEAVQDEVTHRMDLIERELDVLESWLDYTGELEPPDPLARLPQLKHRIKELLTDLGTVQQIAVCSSST; encoded by the exons ATGACGAAAACGCCTCCCCACAGACGCGGGATCACTTTCGAGGTGGGAGCGCAGCTGGAGGCTCGCGACAGCCTAAAGAACTG GTATGCAGCCACCATAGAGAAGATAGATTATGAGGATGAGAAGGTGCTAATTCACTACAGGCAGTGGAGCCATCGCTATGACGAATGGTTCGATTGGAACAGCCCATACCTGAGACCTGTGGAACGGATCCAGTTGAGGAGACAAGGCCTTCGGGAGAACCGCTCAGGACCA GGTTTCCAAGTTAATCAAAAAGTTCTGGCCAGCTGGTCAGATTGTCGTTACTATCCAGCCAAAGTTCTCTCAGTCAACAAAGATA GCTCATACACTGTTAAATTTTTCGATGGAGTGGTGAAGACTGTCAAGGGCATCAAAGTAAAACCTTTTCAAAAGGAG AGAAATTCTGGAAGGTCAGGGCAGcagcaggggaggaggagaggtgcgCCAAACGGCAAAGACTGGAGACTCAAACAGAACAGCAATGGGCGGATGAACGGATCCCGACACAGCATCTCTGaccaggatggagagagtgagatggacgAAGTGGAAGAGGAGAGCGTCGAGCGAATGGAGGACGACAGTAGGAAACTCTCAAACGGCACTCAGaaaaaggaagaggagaaaatgtCCAATGGAGATGAAGAGATGGGGTTAGACCGTAAAGCAGACGGTCAGGATGCCGAGGAGAAGATGGCAGTGGTGAATGGAGATGGGCTTCATGCGCCGTCGCCACAGGAGAAGAGCAAAGAGCAGAGGGGCGgcgaagaggagaaggagggcatGGTTGAGGAGGCCTCAGAAGAAAGCCCTGTATCAGCCAGAAGGACTAGGAGAAGCCTGACTGAAG GGAAAGAGGGCGAGAGCAAGGCCAGTGGCCCTGAGCACACGAAGAGGAGAGCGTCCCTTGGACACTCGCCACCTCCGAAGAGGAACCGGGAGAACGCAAGCACAG GCTCGGAGGCAAGCAATAAAGAGCACAATGGCCTGGTCAGCCCATCAGAGACCCCAAAGCCTGATGCGGGGGCTGTGGCACCTGCACCAGATCTGG CCACTCTCGTCAGACAACAAATCCACCTACCGGCCACAAACAAATATAGCAGAGAACCAT TGTATAGGGTCATCAAAAACCAGCCACCACCAATCCTGTCCATTGAGCTGGACCACAACCCCTTCAAGTGCAAAGTATCAGGCTGCTTGAAGTCCTTCCGCAAGGCCTCCCTGCTGCACTACCACATGAAGTACTACCACTCTGAATGTGATCTCAGCCCTCCACGCAGCATCCAGACGCGCGCGTCGGAGAAACAGGCTGCTGCCATGGAGACGCCACGGCGACGGCGCACTGTCTCGTTAC ACACCCCTCTGAGTGACAGCAAGTCGGGCCACGCGCCTGTAACCAATGGGGAGCACCGACAACGGTCCAACAGCGAGAAGAGCAAAGAAAACCAGCATACGAACCGCAAGTCCACTGATGATCCAGATGATGGCGTCATGGAAATAG GTGGAAATGAAAAGGAGAGgttgagagagaaaagacagaaggACTTTTTACGGATCAAGCTgaagaaaaggaagaagaagaagaagaagatgatgatgtCCAAGTCAG ACTATAGTAGCAGTGAGGAGAACATTGGCTTAAATGCTCCTCACTGCACTCTGAATTTGGCCCTCAAATTCCCCCTCtcccacaaacacaacaacTCGGAACACCACACACAGCCGATACTTGATG GTGAAGACAGCGCCAGTGAGTGGTCAACTGACAGCCCGTCATGGAGCGAGGATGAGCTGGAGGCAGAGCTTGACCTGACCACACCCCTGGCGGAACAGGGCTTGGTCGTCGAGCCTCACGGAGCGGAGATTGTGCGCTGTGTGTGCGAGGTTCAAGAGGAGAATGACTTCATGATCCAG tgtgAGGAGTGTTTCTGCTGGCAGCATGGGACGTGTATGGGGCTCATGGAGGACAGTGTGCCTGAAACATACTCCTGCTACATCTGCAGAGACCCCCCTG CTCAGCGGCAGAGCCAGAGGTACTGGTACGACCGGGACTGGCTGACCGCAGGCCAGATGTACGGCCTGTCCTTCCTGGACGAGAACTACTCGCACCAGAACGGCAAGAAGATCACCGCCACACACCAGCTGCTAGGCGACGTGCAGCACGTCTTTGAGGTCCTCAACGGCCTGCAGCTCAAGATGAGCATCCTCCA GAGCCAGGCCCATCCTGACCTGAAGCTGTGGAGGCAGCCCTGGAGGCAGGCGGAGCACTCCAAGAGGAAGGGTTGCCTGTCGGAGCCCGTATCGGCTGCCCCCTCACCGCCCCCGACATCCGCTGACCTTTTCACCTGGACCGCTGCAGACTCGGACAGCAACGGCCGGTGGGAGGGGTCGTCCTACCAGGACAAGTCGGGCCGCGTGGCCTCCTTCCAGGACTCCTACATCAGCAGTGAGCACTGCTACCAGAAGCCCCGCACCTACTACCCGGCCGTGGAGCAGCGTCTGGTGGTGGAGACGCGTGGTGGCTCGGAGCTGGAGGACAGCCTGCGCAGCACCGAGGACCTGCTGGAGATGGAGCAGAGGTACGCTGGTGGGGCGCTGGGCCTTGATTGGCCCAAGACCCAGCCCACCATCAATGTCAAGGGAGAAGACAACTGCAACGCCAAA GAACTGGAGTGGAGTAAGAAGGTGCAGaatggagaggtggagaagtGCGACGAGCCGGAGGTAAAGGTGGAGGACTCTGAGGACAACCCCGAGCCAGAGCCTGACCTGGtgctgcagcagcagtggcagcttAACCTGCTTGACCACATCGAGGCCGTGCAGGACGAGGTCACCCACCGCATGGACCTCATCGAGAGGGAGCTGGATG TGTTGGAGAGCTGGCTGGATTACACAGGCGAGCTGGAGCCTCCTGACCCTCTGGCCCGCCTTCCTCAACTCAAGCACCGCATTAAGGAGCTCCTGACTGACTTGGGCACCGTGCAGCAGATTGCAGTCTGCTCCTCGTCCACATGA
- the phf20b gene encoding PHD finger protein 20b isoform X4: MTKTPPHRRGITFEVGAQLEARDSLKNWYAATIEKIDYEDEKVLIHYRQWSHRYDEWFDWNSPYLRPVERIQLRRQGLRENRSGPGFQVNQKVLASWSDCRYYPAKVLSVNKDSSYTVKFFDGVVKTVKGIKVKPFQKERNSGRSGQQQGRRRGAPNGKDWRLKQNSNGRMNGSRHSISDQDGESEMDEVEEESVERMEDDSRKLSNGTQKKEEEKMSNGDEEMGLDRKADGQDAEEKMAVVNGDGLHAPSPQEKSKEQRGGEEEKEGMVEEASEESPVSARRTRRSLTEGKEGESKASGPEHTKRRASLGHSPPPKRNRENASTDRSSRAQKQTKSDSVPAGSEASNKEHNGLVSPSETPKPDAGAVAPAPDLATLVRQQIHLPATNKYSREPLYRVIKNQPPPILSIELDHNPFKCKVSGCLKSFRKASLLHYHMKYYHSECDLSPPRSIQTRASEKQAAAMETPRRRRTVSLHTPLSDSKSGHAPVTNGEHRQRSNSEKSKENQHTNRKSTDDPDDGVMEIGGNEKERLREKRQKDFLRIKLKKRKKKKKKMMMSKSGEDSASEWSTDSPSWSEDELEAELDLTTPLAEQGLVVEPHGAEIVRCVCEVQEENDFMIQCEECFCWQHGTCMGLMEDSVPETYSCYICRDPPAQRQSQRYWYDRDWLTAGQMYGLSFLDENYSHQNGKKITATHQLLGDVQHVFEVLNGLQLKMSILQSQAHPDLKLWRQPWRQAEHSKRKGCLSEPVSAAPSPPPTSADLFTWTAADSDSNGRWEGSSYQDKSGRVASFQDSYISSEHCYQKPRTYYPAVEQRLVVETRGGSELEDSLRSTEDLLEMEQRYAGGALGLDWPKTQPTINVKGEDNCNAKELEWSKKVQNGEVEKCDEPEVKVEDSEDNPEPEPDLVLQQQWQLNLLDHIEAVQDEVTHRMDLIERELDVLESWLDYTGELEPPDPLARLPQLKHRIKELLTDLGTVQQIAVCSSST, encoded by the exons ATGACGAAAACGCCTCCCCACAGACGCGGGATCACTTTCGAGGTGGGAGCGCAGCTGGAGGCTCGCGACAGCCTAAAGAACTG GTATGCAGCCACCATAGAGAAGATAGATTATGAGGATGAGAAGGTGCTAATTCACTACAGGCAGTGGAGCCATCGCTATGACGAATGGTTCGATTGGAACAGCCCATACCTGAGACCTGTGGAACGGATCCAGTTGAGGAGACAAGGCCTTCGGGAGAACCGCTCAGGACCA GGTTTCCAAGTTAATCAAAAAGTTCTGGCCAGCTGGTCAGATTGTCGTTACTATCCAGCCAAAGTTCTCTCAGTCAACAAAGATA GCTCATACACTGTTAAATTTTTCGATGGAGTGGTGAAGACTGTCAAGGGCATCAAAGTAAAACCTTTTCAAAAGGAG AGAAATTCTGGAAGGTCAGGGCAGcagcaggggaggaggagaggtgcgCCAAACGGCAAAGACTGGAGACTCAAACAGAACAGCAATGGGCGGATGAACGGATCCCGACACAGCATCTCTGaccaggatggagagagtgagatggacgAAGTGGAAGAGGAGAGCGTCGAGCGAATGGAGGACGACAGTAGGAAACTCTCAAACGGCACTCAGaaaaaggaagaggagaaaatgtCCAATGGAGATGAAGAGATGGGGTTAGACCGTAAAGCAGACGGTCAGGATGCCGAGGAGAAGATGGCAGTGGTGAATGGAGATGGGCTTCATGCGCCGTCGCCACAGGAGAAGAGCAAAGAGCAGAGGGGCGgcgaagaggagaaggagggcatGGTTGAGGAGGCCTCAGAAGAAAGCCCTGTATCAGCCAGAAGGACTAGGAGAAGCCTGACTGAAG GGAAAGAGGGCGAGAGCAAGGCCAGTGGCCCTGAGCACACGAAGAGGAGAGCGTCCCTTGGACACTCGCCACCTCCGAAGAGGAACCGGGAGAACGCAAGCACAG ACCGAAGCAGTCGAGcccagaaacaaaccaaatctgATTCCGTCCCAGCAGGCTCGGAGGCAAGCAATAAAGAGCACAATGGCCTGGTCAGCCCATCAGAGACCCCAAAGCCTGATGCGGGGGCTGTGGCACCTGCACCAGATCTGG CCACTCTCGTCAGACAACAAATCCACCTACCGGCCACAAACAAATATAGCAGAGAACCAT TGTATAGGGTCATCAAAAACCAGCCACCACCAATCCTGTCCATTGAGCTGGACCACAACCCCTTCAAGTGCAAAGTATCAGGCTGCTTGAAGTCCTTCCGCAAGGCCTCCCTGCTGCACTACCACATGAAGTACTACCACTCTGAATGTGATCTCAGCCCTCCACGCAGCATCCAGACGCGCGCGTCGGAGAAACAGGCTGCTGCCATGGAGACGCCACGGCGACGGCGCACTGTCTCGTTAC ACACCCCTCTGAGTGACAGCAAGTCGGGCCACGCGCCTGTAACCAATGGGGAGCACCGACAACGGTCCAACAGCGAGAAGAGCAAAGAAAACCAGCATACGAACCGCAAGTCCACTGATGATCCAGATGATGGCGTCATGGAAATAG GTGGAAATGAAAAGGAGAGgttgagagagaaaagacagaaggACTTTTTACGGATCAAGCTgaagaaaaggaagaagaagaagaagaagatgatgatgtCCAAGTCAG GTGAAGACAGCGCCAGTGAGTGGTCAACTGACAGCCCGTCATGGAGCGAGGATGAGCTGGAGGCAGAGCTTGACCTGACCACACCCCTGGCGGAACAGGGCTTGGTCGTCGAGCCTCACGGAGCGGAGATTGTGCGCTGTGTGTGCGAGGTTCAAGAGGAGAATGACTTCATGATCCAG tgtgAGGAGTGTTTCTGCTGGCAGCATGGGACGTGTATGGGGCTCATGGAGGACAGTGTGCCTGAAACATACTCCTGCTACATCTGCAGAGACCCCCCTG CTCAGCGGCAGAGCCAGAGGTACTGGTACGACCGGGACTGGCTGACCGCAGGCCAGATGTACGGCCTGTCCTTCCTGGACGAGAACTACTCGCACCAGAACGGCAAGAAGATCACCGCCACACACCAGCTGCTAGGCGACGTGCAGCACGTCTTTGAGGTCCTCAACGGCCTGCAGCTCAAGATGAGCATCCTCCA GAGCCAGGCCCATCCTGACCTGAAGCTGTGGAGGCAGCCCTGGAGGCAGGCGGAGCACTCCAAGAGGAAGGGTTGCCTGTCGGAGCCCGTATCGGCTGCCCCCTCACCGCCCCCGACATCCGCTGACCTTTTCACCTGGACCGCTGCAGACTCGGACAGCAACGGCCGGTGGGAGGGGTCGTCCTACCAGGACAAGTCGGGCCGCGTGGCCTCCTTCCAGGACTCCTACATCAGCAGTGAGCACTGCTACCAGAAGCCCCGCACCTACTACCCGGCCGTGGAGCAGCGTCTGGTGGTGGAGACGCGTGGTGGCTCGGAGCTGGAGGACAGCCTGCGCAGCACCGAGGACCTGCTGGAGATGGAGCAGAGGTACGCTGGTGGGGCGCTGGGCCTTGATTGGCCCAAGACCCAGCCCACCATCAATGTCAAGGGAGAAGACAACTGCAACGCCAAA GAACTGGAGTGGAGTAAGAAGGTGCAGaatggagaggtggagaagtGCGACGAGCCGGAGGTAAAGGTGGAGGACTCTGAGGACAACCCCGAGCCAGAGCCTGACCTGGtgctgcagcagcagtggcagcttAACCTGCTTGACCACATCGAGGCCGTGCAGGACGAGGTCACCCACCGCATGGACCTCATCGAGAGGGAGCTGGATG TGTTGGAGAGCTGGCTGGATTACACAGGCGAGCTGGAGCCTCCTGACCCTCTGGCCCGCCTTCCTCAACTCAAGCACCGCATTAAGGAGCTCCTGACTGACTTGGGCACCGTGCAGCAGATTGCAGTCTGCTCCTCGTCCACATGA
- the phf20b gene encoding PHD finger protein 20b isoform X1 → MTKTPPHRRGITFEVGAQLEARDSLKNWYAATIEKIDYEDEKVLIHYRQWSHRYDEWFDWNSPYLRPVERIQLRRQGLRENRSGPGFQVNQKVLASWSDCRYYPAKVLSVNKDSSYTVKFFDGVVKTVKGIKVKPFQKERNSGRSGQQQGRRRGAPNGKDWRLKQNSNGRMNGSRHSISDQDGESEMDEVEEESVERMEDDSRKLSNGTQKKEEEKMSNGDEEMGLDRKADGQDAEEKMAVVNGDGLHAPSPQEKSKEQRGGEEEKEGMVEEASEESPVSARRTRRSLTEGKEGESKASGPEHTKRRASLGHSPPPKRNRENASTDRSSRAQKQTKSDSVPAGSEASNKEHNGLVSPSETPKPDAGAVAPAPDLATLVRQQIHLPATNKYSREPLYRVIKNQPPPILSIELDHNPFKCKVSGCLKSFRKASLLHYHMKYYHSECDLSPPRSIQTRASEKQAAAMETPRRRRTVSLHTPLSDSKSGHAPVTNGEHRQRSNSEKSKENQHTNRKSTDDPDDGVMEIGGNEKERLREKRQKDFLRIKLKKRKKKKKKMMMSKSDYSSSEENIGLNAPHCTLNLALKFPLSHKHNNSEHHTQPILDGEDSASEWSTDSPSWSEDELEAELDLTTPLAEQGLVVEPHGAEIVRCVCEVQEENDFMIQCEECFCWQHGTCMGLMEDSVPETYSCYICRDPPAQRQSQRYWYDRDWLTAGQMYGLSFLDENYSHQNGKKITATHQLLGDVQHVFEVLNGLQLKMSILQSQAHPDLKLWRQPWRQAEHSKRKGCLSEPVSAAPSPPPTSADLFTWTAADSDSNGRWEGSSYQDKSGRVASFQDSYISSEHCYQKPRTYYPAVEQRLVVETRGGSELEDSLRSTEDLLEMEQRYAGGALGLDWPKTQPTINVKGEDNCNAKELEWSKKVQNGEVEKCDEPEVKVEDSEDNPEPEPDLVLQQQWQLNLLDHIEAVQDEVTHRMDLIERELDVLESWLDYTGELEPPDPLARLPQLKHRIKELLTDLGTVQQIAVCSSST, encoded by the exons ATGACGAAAACGCCTCCCCACAGACGCGGGATCACTTTCGAGGTGGGAGCGCAGCTGGAGGCTCGCGACAGCCTAAAGAACTG GTATGCAGCCACCATAGAGAAGATAGATTATGAGGATGAGAAGGTGCTAATTCACTACAGGCAGTGGAGCCATCGCTATGACGAATGGTTCGATTGGAACAGCCCATACCTGAGACCTGTGGAACGGATCCAGTTGAGGAGACAAGGCCTTCGGGAGAACCGCTCAGGACCA GGTTTCCAAGTTAATCAAAAAGTTCTGGCCAGCTGGTCAGATTGTCGTTACTATCCAGCCAAAGTTCTCTCAGTCAACAAAGATA GCTCATACACTGTTAAATTTTTCGATGGAGTGGTGAAGACTGTCAAGGGCATCAAAGTAAAACCTTTTCAAAAGGAG AGAAATTCTGGAAGGTCAGGGCAGcagcaggggaggaggagaggtgcgCCAAACGGCAAAGACTGGAGACTCAAACAGAACAGCAATGGGCGGATGAACGGATCCCGACACAGCATCTCTGaccaggatggagagagtgagatggacgAAGTGGAAGAGGAGAGCGTCGAGCGAATGGAGGACGACAGTAGGAAACTCTCAAACGGCACTCAGaaaaaggaagaggagaaaatgtCCAATGGAGATGAAGAGATGGGGTTAGACCGTAAAGCAGACGGTCAGGATGCCGAGGAGAAGATGGCAGTGGTGAATGGAGATGGGCTTCATGCGCCGTCGCCACAGGAGAAGAGCAAAGAGCAGAGGGGCGgcgaagaggagaaggagggcatGGTTGAGGAGGCCTCAGAAGAAAGCCCTGTATCAGCCAGAAGGACTAGGAGAAGCCTGACTGAAG GGAAAGAGGGCGAGAGCAAGGCCAGTGGCCCTGAGCACACGAAGAGGAGAGCGTCCCTTGGACACTCGCCACCTCCGAAGAGGAACCGGGAGAACGCAAGCACAG ACCGAAGCAGTCGAGcccagaaacaaaccaaatctgATTCCGTCCCAGCAGGCTCGGAGGCAAGCAATAAAGAGCACAATGGCCTGGTCAGCCCATCAGAGACCCCAAAGCCTGATGCGGGGGCTGTGGCACCTGCACCAGATCTGG CCACTCTCGTCAGACAACAAATCCACCTACCGGCCACAAACAAATATAGCAGAGAACCAT TGTATAGGGTCATCAAAAACCAGCCACCACCAATCCTGTCCATTGAGCTGGACCACAACCCCTTCAAGTGCAAAGTATCAGGCTGCTTGAAGTCCTTCCGCAAGGCCTCCCTGCTGCACTACCACATGAAGTACTACCACTCTGAATGTGATCTCAGCCCTCCACGCAGCATCCAGACGCGCGCGTCGGAGAAACAGGCTGCTGCCATGGAGACGCCACGGCGACGGCGCACTGTCTCGTTAC ACACCCCTCTGAGTGACAGCAAGTCGGGCCACGCGCCTGTAACCAATGGGGAGCACCGACAACGGTCCAACAGCGAGAAGAGCAAAGAAAACCAGCATACGAACCGCAAGTCCACTGATGATCCAGATGATGGCGTCATGGAAATAG GTGGAAATGAAAAGGAGAGgttgagagagaaaagacagaaggACTTTTTACGGATCAAGCTgaagaaaaggaagaagaagaagaagaagatgatgatgtCCAAGTCAG ACTATAGTAGCAGTGAGGAGAACATTGGCTTAAATGCTCCTCACTGCACTCTGAATTTGGCCCTCAAATTCCCCCTCtcccacaaacacaacaacTCGGAACACCACACACAGCCGATACTTGATG GTGAAGACAGCGCCAGTGAGTGGTCAACTGACAGCCCGTCATGGAGCGAGGATGAGCTGGAGGCAGAGCTTGACCTGACCACACCCCTGGCGGAACAGGGCTTGGTCGTCGAGCCTCACGGAGCGGAGATTGTGCGCTGTGTGTGCGAGGTTCAAGAGGAGAATGACTTCATGATCCAG tgtgAGGAGTGTTTCTGCTGGCAGCATGGGACGTGTATGGGGCTCATGGAGGACAGTGTGCCTGAAACATACTCCTGCTACATCTGCAGAGACCCCCCTG CTCAGCGGCAGAGCCAGAGGTACTGGTACGACCGGGACTGGCTGACCGCAGGCCAGATGTACGGCCTGTCCTTCCTGGACGAGAACTACTCGCACCAGAACGGCAAGAAGATCACCGCCACACACCAGCTGCTAGGCGACGTGCAGCACGTCTTTGAGGTCCTCAACGGCCTGCAGCTCAAGATGAGCATCCTCCA GAGCCAGGCCCATCCTGACCTGAAGCTGTGGAGGCAGCCCTGGAGGCAGGCGGAGCACTCCAAGAGGAAGGGTTGCCTGTCGGAGCCCGTATCGGCTGCCCCCTCACCGCCCCCGACATCCGCTGACCTTTTCACCTGGACCGCTGCAGACTCGGACAGCAACGGCCGGTGGGAGGGGTCGTCCTACCAGGACAAGTCGGGCCGCGTGGCCTCCTTCCAGGACTCCTACATCAGCAGTGAGCACTGCTACCAGAAGCCCCGCACCTACTACCCGGCCGTGGAGCAGCGTCTGGTGGTGGAGACGCGTGGTGGCTCGGAGCTGGAGGACAGCCTGCGCAGCACCGAGGACCTGCTGGAGATGGAGCAGAGGTACGCTGGTGGGGCGCTGGGCCTTGATTGGCCCAAGACCCAGCCCACCATCAATGTCAAGGGAGAAGACAACTGCAACGCCAAA GAACTGGAGTGGAGTAAGAAGGTGCAGaatggagaggtggagaagtGCGACGAGCCGGAGGTAAAGGTGGAGGACTCTGAGGACAACCCCGAGCCAGAGCCTGACCTGGtgctgcagcagcagtggcagcttAACCTGCTTGACCACATCGAGGCCGTGCAGGACGAGGTCACCCACCGCATGGACCTCATCGAGAGGGAGCTGGATG TGTTGGAGAGCTGGCTGGATTACACAGGCGAGCTGGAGCCTCCTGACCCTCTGGCCCGCCTTCCTCAACTCAAGCACCGCATTAAGGAGCTCCTGACTGACTTGGGCACCGTGCAGCAGATTGCAGTCTGCTCCTCGTCCACATGA